A window from Opitutia bacterium ISCC 52 encodes these proteins:
- a CDS encoding DUF4254 domain-containing protein, whose protein sequence is MNDDSLNPTAITDHQKALTERWHETPCDVTASDPLMKLVEENHKRNFTLWHHEDDARREDKGFEFVYHAKRAIDQNNQERNDFIEQMDKHLFGLLGDRFGDGIPMNSETPGSIIDRLSIMALKEFHMQKEADRTDASSDHIEKCGFKLGVIQQQIKDLRSALTELVEACQNGSRGFRVYFQFKMYNDPELNPALYKKED, encoded by the coding sequence ATGAACGACGATTCATTGAATCCGACTGCAATTACTGACCATCAAAAAGCGCTTACTGAGCGCTGGCACGAAACTCCCTGCGACGTGACAGCGAGTGATCCGCTGATGAAACTGGTGGAAGAAAACCACAAACGAAACTTCACCCTCTGGCATCATGAAGATGACGCTCGCCGAGAAGACAAAGGCTTTGAATTTGTCTACCATGCGAAACGCGCCATTGACCAAAACAACCAGGAACGGAACGACTTCATAGAGCAGATGGATAAACACCTATTTGGTTTATTGGGTGATCGTTTTGGGGACGGCATTCCCATGAATAGCGAGACCCCCGGATCGATCATAGATCGCCTGTCTATTATGGCTCTGAAGGAATTCCATATGCAAAAGGAGGCAGACAGGACCGATGCCTCATCTGATCACATTGAAAAATGCGGATTCAAGCTAGGCGTAATCCAACAACAAATTAAAGATCTTCGATCGGCACTCACTGAACTGGTAGAAGCCTGCCAAAATGGATCTCGCGGCTTTCGTGTATATTTCCAATTCAAAATGTACAATGATCCGGAATTGAATCCGGCGCTATACAAGAAGGAAGACTAG
- a CDS encoding ThuA domain-containing protein: protein MQSSTRLPKILLSSLLVLTSVIIGCGKQEASQPAKVLFVAGKMSHGYNNHEHNAGSVLLAKALNESGLGIEAEVYYNKDNPGWTMDASLLEGIDAVVIYCDGGQKHLANNHVGTIDSLTDKGVGVGCLHYGVETVDGEPGDGFLRWMGGYFQLGKSVNPHWLAHFKKLPEHPVTNGVEPFHIQDEWYFNMRFRDNMEGVTPILSAVPPLDVIPEKDHHHNSTADARAAVKRRDLQHMMWVSENANGSRGFGFTGGHFHDNWVDDNFRKVVLNAIAWIAHKDIPSNGVPSATPTQEQLLLNQDYPVDMSKVRADKYADFRRK, encoded by the coding sequence ATGCAATCTTCAACACGTCTACCCAAGATCCTACTTAGTAGCCTTTTAGTACTAACCTCCGTCATAATCGGCTGCGGTAAACAGGAAGCTTCACAGCCCGCCAAAGTTCTATTTGTAGCCGGGAAAATGAGTCACGGTTACAACAACCACGAACACAACGCTGGCTCCGTACTACTTGCCAAGGCCCTCAACGAGAGTGGCTTAGGTATCGAAGCAGAGGTTTACTACAACAAGGACAATCCCGGTTGGACCATGGATGCGTCCCTCCTCGAAGGTATTGATGCCGTGGTCATTTATTGCGATGGCGGCCAGAAACACTTGGCTAACAATCATGTTGGTACCATCGATTCACTCACAGACAAAGGCGTGGGTGTCGGTTGCCTCCACTATGGAGTGGAAACAGTAGACGGTGAACCCGGTGACGGCTTTCTTCGCTGGATGGGGGGCTATTTTCAACTAGGCAAATCGGTAAACCCTCATTGGTTAGCTCATTTTAAGAAGCTACCTGAGCATCCCGTAACAAACGGAGTTGAGCCCTTCCACATTCAGGACGAATGGTATTTCAATATGCGTTTTCGCGACAACATGGAAGGAGTGACTCCGATTCTCTCAGCGGTACCACCCTTGGATGTTATTCCAGAAAAAGACCACCATCACAACTCCACCGCCGACGCTCGTGCGGCTGTCAAACGTAGAGACCTTCAACATATGATGTGGGTATCCGAAAATGCCAACGGTAGCCGAGGTTTTGGTTTCACTGGCGGACATTTCCACGACAACTGGGTTGATGACAATTTTCGAAAGGTGGTTTTAAATGCCATAGCATGGATCGCACATAAAGACATTCCTTCCAATGGAGTGCCCAGCGCTACACCTACTCAGGAACAACTACTCCTAAACCAGGACTACCCGGTAGATATGAGCAAAGTTCGCGCGGACAAGTATGCTGATTTTCGCAGGAAGTAA
- the mscL gene encoding large-conductance mechanosensitive channel protein MscL, with the protein MKSFFNEFKNFAVKGNMVDLAVGIIIGTAFNNVVTTIVKKVVMPPLSMLTSNVNLSNWRYVLQQGSEGVEEIAIGYGELLEVSVDFMIIALTIFVVIKGMNNLKAKAENPKDKQVVTPKDIELLSNIESLLKEQNSFLKSKS; encoded by the coding sequence ATGAAAAGTTTCTTCAATGAATTCAAAAACTTCGCCGTCAAAGGCAACATGGTTGATCTCGCTGTTGGTATCATCATTGGTACCGCTTTCAATAATGTGGTAACGACGATCGTGAAGAAGGTCGTGATGCCTCCACTGTCGATGCTCACGTCGAATGTGAATTTGTCCAATTGGCGATATGTCCTTCAACAGGGCAGCGAAGGAGTTGAAGAAATTGCTATCGGCTACGGAGAACTACTGGAAGTGTCGGTCGACTTTATGATCATTGCCCTGACTATATTTGTGGTCATCAAAGGGATGAATAACTTGAAGGCCAAAGCCGAGAATCCAAAAGACAAACAAGTGGTTACCCCGAAGGATATTGAGCTACTCTCCAATATTGAAAGCCTCTTAAAGGAACAGAATTCGTTTCTGAAAAGTAAAAGTTGA
- a CDS encoding gluconate 2-dehydrogenase subunit 3 family protein, translating to MNEHISHKRMDRRSVLKWIFAATATVHFLDTKALGQTQETIGLGYGTDPDLIKGDVPWERTMTEAQLRTTKKLADIILPKAGDKSPSASEVGVPDFFDEWISAPYENHQKDRTIILDGLAWIDRESQRRFGTDFHLLSRTEFTEICDDIAYLPDALPEYKFGAQFFSKFRSLTMGGYYTTDIGAKDLGYVGNYAMQTFDGPPPEALKQLGIDKAPW from the coding sequence ATGAACGAACACATAAGCCACAAACGAATGGATCGTCGTTCAGTACTCAAATGGATATTTGCAGCCACAGCTACTGTACATTTTCTGGATACCAAAGCACTGGGACAAACTCAGGAGACGATTGGTCTAGGCTACGGTACAGATCCAGATCTGATCAAGGGAGACGTACCTTGGGAACGCACCATGACGGAGGCACAACTCCGGACTACCAAAAAATTGGCAGACATCATTCTACCCAAAGCCGGAGACAAATCTCCAAGCGCTTCAGAAGTGGGTGTGCCCGATTTTTTCGATGAATGGATCAGTGCTCCTTACGAGAACCATCAGAAGGATCGAACGATTATCCTTGATGGACTAGCTTGGATTGACCGTGAGTCCCAACGTCGATTTGGTACTGATTTCCATCTACTTTCTCGAACTGAGTTTACGGAAATCTGTGATGATATAGCTTATCTGCCAGACGCACTTCCCGAGTATAAATTCGGTGCGCAATTTTTCTCCAAGTTCAGAAGCCTAACCATGGGCGGATACTACACCACTGATATTGGCGCGAAAGATCTAGGCTATGTAGGAAATTACGCCATGCAAACCTTCGATGGCCCACCACCTGAAGCCCTAAAGCAACTCGGTATCGACAAAGCCCCCTGGTAA
- a CDS encoding dehydrogenase, with translation MLTPNCFSPKYYSLGFVALALLSSQMLWAQVQPGHERREKEAAESGFSPEESHDYLTPAAGLEIDLVASEPNIKQPSFLRFDERGRMWMIEYRQYPHPAGLEVVATDEYWRNVYKKYPEPPGHPDFVPGADRITILEDSDGDGGFENNTTFIEGLNMVTGLAWDANGVWILQPPFLLFYEDKDHDDVVDGPPAVHLRGFGLEDSHSYANSLTWAPDGWLYGAQGSTVTAAITVDGSDAPPIKSVGQLMWRYHPKNHVYEKFAEGGGNIWSCQFDAKGRLFAGANEGGKLGYHYMQGAYNKKNFGKHGELSNPHTYGYFFGVEEAGSQRVTTNLMVYSDNALPDRYQNTIITANPLIGRVLASRPVSRGPTFHSELVDVMVDSEDRWFRPVYSESGPDGAVYVADWYDQQINHMENFVGRMSPSDGRVYRIRSEEGYKPAKLDLRTSSTLELVNLLKDPREWYRETARRLIYQRQDESVLPVLRDFLENENGQTALEALWAINLLGGFDKEIRKTALAHTHPHVRKWAVRLIGDEKTAEDWELSTMRDLAASDPNIEVRQQLSSTAKRLQINGSLSIVRELMKRDEDAEDAFMPLLVWWALEAFISNNPDQVVSLFEGGRLFDEAMVQNSTLEFIMRRLAAEGTRDYLRKCARLLKLAPDPESKRNLLAGFEQAYRGRSMVGLPDELLSAIATSGGGSLAMRIRQGMNSASEEAEQLLGNPSANEDDLQRVIEALGEVPSPPLLPSLLSQLNRNNDSIRIASLSALRAYNDPSVGESISHSYSGFEGEVQTAAQTLLMSRTSWAITWIRAVKQGSIARDLIPTDAVNGLRRLGDPALSSLVDEIWPEDKNSNEEGAEEMDRLRAILSQGKTPDRHKGRELYLARCGACHTLHNEGGAIGPELTGYQRSDLHSLLLAITNPNAEIREGYENHLVRTSDGQILSGFIVDRDEHVVVLRPVGGQPVVLEESRIESMEDVGFSLMPSGLLMGMDEQSIVDIFSYIQAPQPLNLRK, from the coding sequence ATGCTTACCCCAAACTGCTTCTCCCCAAAGTATTACTCTCTGGGTTTTGTCGCCTTGGCTTTGCTGTCGTCTCAAATGTTGTGGGCTCAAGTGCAACCTGGTCATGAACGACGTGAAAAGGAAGCTGCTGAATCTGGATTTAGTCCCGAGGAATCTCATGACTATTTGACTCCAGCTGCCGGTTTGGAGATCGACCTGGTCGCGTCGGAGCCAAATATCAAACAACCATCATTCCTTCGGTTCGATGAACGCGGTCGGATGTGGATGATTGAGTATCGACAATACCCGCATCCGGCTGGGCTAGAAGTCGTGGCAACAGACGAGTATTGGAGAAACGTATACAAGAAATACCCCGAGCCTCCGGGGCATCCTGATTTTGTCCCAGGTGCCGATCGAATTACGATACTTGAGGACAGTGACGGAGATGGAGGTTTTGAAAATAACACAACGTTTATCGAGGGTCTTAATATGGTCACGGGGCTTGCCTGGGATGCCAACGGAGTTTGGATTCTTCAGCCCCCATTTTTATTATTCTATGAGGACAAAGATCACGACGACGTAGTTGATGGTCCTCCGGCAGTTCATCTGCGTGGATTCGGTCTTGAGGATTCACACTCCTATGCGAATAGTTTAACCTGGGCCCCGGATGGTTGGTTGTATGGTGCGCAAGGCTCAACCGTAACCGCTGCAATCACCGTGGATGGAAGTGATGCTCCACCCATCAAAAGTGTAGGCCAATTGATGTGGCGTTATCATCCCAAGAATCATGTCTATGAGAAATTCGCTGAAGGGGGTGGTAATATCTGGAGCTGTCAGTTCGATGCAAAGGGACGTTTATTTGCGGGTGCCAATGAAGGAGGGAAGCTGGGTTATCACTACATGCAAGGCGCCTACAATAAGAAGAACTTTGGCAAGCATGGAGAGTTATCTAATCCACATACCTATGGCTACTTTTTTGGTGTGGAAGAAGCAGGCTCTCAGCGTGTGACTACGAATTTGATGGTCTATTCAGATAATGCGCTGCCGGACCGCTACCAGAACACCATCATTACTGCGAATCCGCTCATCGGGAGAGTGTTAGCTTCACGTCCAGTCAGCAGAGGTCCGACTTTTCATTCTGAGTTAGTGGATGTCATGGTTGATTCGGAGGACCGCTGGTTTCGACCTGTTTACTCAGAAAGTGGACCAGACGGGGCCGTGTATGTAGCGGATTGGTACGATCAGCAGATTAATCATATGGAAAACTTTGTCGGCCGGATGAGTCCCTCGGATGGTCGAGTGTATCGTATTCGTTCTGAAGAAGGTTATAAACCAGCCAAGCTAGACCTTAGAACTTCTTCGACCCTTGAATTGGTAAACTTATTGAAAGACCCCAGGGAATGGTATCGGGAAACGGCGCGTCGATTGATTTATCAGCGGCAGGATGAGAGTGTGCTTCCTGTATTGAGGGACTTTCTGGAAAATGAAAACGGTCAAACGGCTTTGGAGGCACTCTGGGCGATCAATTTATTAGGTGGCTTTGATAAAGAGATTCGAAAAACGGCACTGGCACACACTCATCCTCATGTTCGCAAGTGGGCTGTTCGCTTGATTGGCGATGAGAAGACAGCTGAAGATTGGGAACTCAGCACCATGAGAGATCTGGCTGCCAGTGACCCCAACATAGAAGTAAGGCAGCAACTTTCTTCGACCGCTAAACGGCTACAGATCAACGGCAGTCTTTCAATCGTCAGAGAGCTAATGAAACGAGATGAGGATGCAGAGGATGCATTTATGCCACTCTTAGTTTGGTGGGCATTAGAAGCGTTCATTTCGAATAACCCGGATCAGGTTGTGAGTCTATTTGAAGGGGGGCGACTCTTCGACGAAGCCATGGTTCAGAATTCTACCCTGGAATTTATCATGCGACGTTTGGCTGCGGAAGGTACGCGGGATTATTTACGCAAATGTGCACGTCTTCTAAAGTTGGCTCCAGATCCAGAGAGCAAACGAAATTTGTTGGCTGGATTCGAACAAGCCTATCGCGGCAGATCTATGGTAGGACTTCCAGATGAACTATTATCTGCCATCGCCACGTCTGGAGGTGGATCACTTGCCATGAGAATTAGGCAAGGAATGAATTCTGCGAGTGAAGAGGCAGAACAATTACTCGGAAACCCTTCTGCGAACGAAGATGACTTGCAGCGGGTTATTGAAGCTTTGGGTGAAGTGCCATCTCCTCCATTACTGCCTTCATTGCTTTCGCAACTGAATCGAAATAACGATTCTATACGCATCGCAAGCTTGTCGGCGTTGAGGGCGTACAATGATCCTTCTGTTGGAGAATCGATCAGTCACTCATACTCAGGATTTGAGGGCGAAGTTCAAACCGCTGCTCAAACATTACTTATGAGTCGGACCTCGTGGGCTATCACATGGATCCGGGCCGTGAAACAAGGATCGATTGCTAGAGATTTAATCCCAACTGATGCTGTCAATGGACTTCGCCGTCTAGGTGATCCTGCGTTAAGCTCACTGGTGGATGAGATCTGGCCAGAAGATAAAAACAGCAATGAGGAAGGGGCGGAGGAAATGGATCGCTTAAGAGCCATATTGAGCCAAGGAAAAACTCCTGACAGACATAAGGGACGTGAACTGTATTTGGCTCGTTGTGGAGCCTGTCATACTTTACACAATGAGGGAGGTGCGATTGGGCCTGAGCTAACCGGGTACCAGCGGAGTGATCTTCATAGCCTGCTTTTGGCTATCACCAACCCGAATGCAGAAATTCGTGAAGGCTATGAAAATCACCTGGTTCGAACGAGTGATGGTCAAATTTTGTCTGGATTCATCGTGGACCGTGATGAACACGTGGTTGTTTTAAGACCCGTCGGAGGTCAACCCGTTGTTCTAGAGGAATCTAGAATTGAAAGCATGGAAGACGTGGGTTTTTCTCTCATGCCCTCTGGACTTCTTATGGGTATGGATGAGCAATCTATTGTGGATATCTTTTCCTATATCCAGGCGCCACAGCCTTTAAACCTTAGGAAGTAG
- a CDS encoding ThuA domain-containing protein: MKKIILILSVAITICGIVGCSNSSNNHQGKKVTFLVGEHEYGTPQSLPKFAAQHLDPLGIESSFIFAASDDRTSEACHTFQGIADGLGSADVLVISTRRRYPLEADMAKIRQWIDSGKPTIMIRTASHAFGERTKGEGYQAPSGHASWNTLDVDVLGASYQGHYREKEGENRLNVKAWIEESAASHPIVQQLDFSEPFMIGDKLYEYIESDPEIEVLLSARYEEGEPAHPVAWTNPQDGKRVFYMSPGGLDEMALPQVQSLLKSAVVWGLDD, translated from the coding sequence ATGAAAAAGATAATTCTTATTCTATCAGTAGCTATAACGATTTGCGGTATCGTTGGCTGTTCAAACTCCTCAAATAATCATCAAGGCAAAAAAGTCACCTTCCTGGTTGGCGAACATGAGTATGGGACTCCTCAATCCTTACCTAAGTTCGCAGCACAGCATCTTGATCCTTTAGGAATTGAAAGCTCGTTTATCTTCGCTGCTAGCGATGATCGCACATCAGAAGCCTGTCATACCTTTCAGGGGATAGCTGATGGGTTGGGTTCAGCAGACGTTCTGGTTATAAGTACACGCCGTCGTTATCCTCTGGAGGCCGATATGGCAAAAATCCGCCAATGGATCGATTCCGGGAAACCGACGATCATGATTCGCACGGCAAGCCATGCATTTGGGGAGCGGACGAAAGGGGAGGGTTATCAAGCTCCTTCCGGGCATGCTTCTTGGAATACCTTAGATGTGGATGTGCTCGGTGCCAGTTACCAAGGGCATTACCGCGAAAAGGAAGGGGAGAATCGATTGAATGTTAAGGCCTGGATAGAAGAATCAGCTGCATCGCATCCCATCGTCCAGCAACTTGATTTCTCGGAGCCCTTCATGATCGGGGATAAATTATACGAGTACATCGAATCCGATCCTGAAATAGAAGTTCTGTTGAGCGCCCGTTACGAGGAAGGGGAACCTGCTCATCCGGTCGCATGGACTAACCCACAAGATGGTAAGCGGGTATTCTACATGTCCCCTGGAGGTCTGGATGAAATGGCTTTACCGCAAGTTCAGTCGCTCCTGAAGTCTGCCGTAGTATGGGGATTGGATGATTAG
- a CDS encoding glycosyltransferase family 9 protein, with translation MDLKKILIIRPSSLGNVLHALMLTQSIRDHFPDVEIDFLVRDRFAAIVERCETVDHLIPFNRKGGPLGFWKLLKEIRKKEYDAVLDVQAQFRTGLMIAAAKSKLKIGRADAREGSGVFCNKIIDLPKKKEPHQVDLFLQFLPALGKPAALVSAVDFNTPPVESFEPSLSKSAPILLLPHSRGKEKEWPYFRELTHKILDKLPDESVVWDSHIPIPSEELEGRGRFFNTTGKTSIPEMISLVNHACVVVANDTGPMHIAAALAKPTIALFGPTKINTYGAYPLDEPRNCNIQAESGQMKDISVEQVFEAVSARL, from the coding sequence GTGGACTTAAAAAAGATACTGATCATTCGTCCTTCCTCATTGGGCAACGTACTCCATGCCCTTATGTTGACCCAGTCGATCCGGGACCATTTTCCTGACGTGGAAATTGACTTCCTTGTACGCGATCGTTTTGCAGCCATTGTAGAGCGATGTGAAACCGTCGATCATCTAATCCCATTCAATCGCAAAGGCGGCCCTTTGGGTTTCTGGAAACTGTTGAAGGAAATTCGTAAAAAAGAATACGATGCAGTCTTGGATGTTCAGGCCCAATTTAGAACCGGACTGATGATCGCGGCTGCAAAGTCTAAACTGAAAATTGGGCGTGCAGATGCACGAGAAGGTTCAGGCGTTTTCTGTAACAAAATCATTGATTTGCCTAAAAAAAAGGAACCTCACCAAGTAGACTTATTCCTTCAATTTCTTCCAGCTTTGGGAAAACCGGCCGCACTTGTATCCGCTGTCGATTTCAACACCCCACCCGTTGAGTCGTTTGAGCCAAGCTTGTCCAAATCTGCTCCGATACTTCTACTCCCACACAGTCGAGGAAAGGAAAAGGAATGGCCTTATTTCCGTGAATTGACACACAAAATTTTAGATAAGCTACCAGACGAATCAGTAGTCTGGGACAGCCACATTCCGATTCCTTCAGAGGAACTTGAAGGGCGAGGTCGCTTTTTTAATACCACAGGAAAAACCTCTATTCCTGAAATGATCAGCTTAGTGAATCACGCATGCGTGGTCGTTGCGAATGACACCGGTCCCATGCATATTGCAGCCGCTTTAGCCAAACCTACTATTGCCCTGTTTGGTCCCACAAAAATTAACACCTATGGTGCTTACCCACTCGACGAGCCGCGTAACTGCAATATCCAGGCGGAGAGCGGCCAAATGAAGGACATATCCGTAGAGCAAGTCTTTGAAGCTGTATCGGCGAGGCTTTAA
- a CDS encoding GMC family oxidoreductase yields the protein MPHINAGKTKPEYDVIVVGSGAAGGQTAYTLAMEGVKVLMLEAGRDYDPVTETPMFQTNQHAPLRGASTPGKPFGYFDATVDGGWQVPGEPYSQAQDRPEDEFLWWRARMLGGRTNHWGRISLRNGPYDFKPYSRDGLGFDWPLSYEDVAPYYDKVEALIGVYGSNEGLENTPDSPNGTLMPPPKARAAELLARKHGKSLGIPIVPIHRAVMTERLNSKKIPKWLHPNNPKAQETLAKEMDLRLACFWATKCGRGCSIKANYQSTTVHIPPALATGNLDIITNAMARVVETGSSGKATAVNFIDKTTGKDYSVKGRIIALAASSLESIRIMMNSQSFHHPDGIGNSSGLLGKYIMDTTGARVSGHVPALENMPPHNEDGAGGAHIYAPWWLYKEQIAGKLDFPRGYHIETGGTRGEPGPTSLGDIESLTKGSYGKQLKEDARRYYGSFVGYSGRGEMIPNDDCYASIDNTLKDKWGIPVLKFHWKWHEHEIRQAAHMHKTFAELIIEQGGTVTSEVDPTGKKALYRPGEIIHEVGGAIMGDNKKKSVTNQFMQSWDVPNLFLTDGASFCSNADKNPTLSIMAIAWRSCDYMMEEMKKGNI from the coding sequence ATGCCCCATATCAACGCAGGTAAAACGAAACCTGAATACGACGTCATTGTAGTAGGCTCCGGTGCTGCTGGCGGACAAACAGCCTATACTTTAGCCATGGAGGGCGTAAAAGTCCTTATGCTTGAGGCTGGCCGCGATTACGACCCGGTAACTGAAACTCCCATGTTTCAAACGAATCAGCATGCGCCTTTGCGAGGAGCAAGCACCCCAGGCAAACCATTTGGTTACTTCGATGCAACGGTTGACGGTGGTTGGCAGGTTCCGGGAGAGCCTTATTCTCAAGCACAGGATCGGCCAGAAGATGAATTTCTTTGGTGGAGAGCACGCATGCTTGGAGGTCGCACGAACCACTGGGGTAGAATCTCTCTTCGTAATGGCCCCTACGATTTCAAACCCTATTCTCGGGATGGCCTGGGCTTTGACTGGCCACTCTCTTACGAAGATGTTGCACCCTACTATGATAAAGTGGAGGCCCTCATCGGAGTCTATGGATCCAACGAAGGCCTAGAAAATACCCCCGACTCACCCAACGGAACGCTGATGCCTCCCCCCAAGGCTCGTGCAGCTGAATTGCTTGCCCGGAAGCACGGCAAATCATTGGGGATCCCCATCGTGCCGATTCACCGTGCGGTTATGACGGAGCGGTTGAATTCAAAGAAGATCCCTAAGTGGTTGCACCCCAATAATCCCAAAGCTCAAGAAACCTTAGCTAAGGAAATGGATCTGCGCCTGGCCTGCTTTTGGGCGACTAAGTGTGGACGCGGCTGTTCCATCAAAGCTAACTACCAATCAACGACGGTCCACATTCCACCTGCGCTTGCGACTGGCAATCTGGATATCATCACCAATGCGATGGCTCGAGTGGTTGAAACGGGCAGCAGTGGAAAAGCGACCGCCGTAAATTTTATCGATAAAACCACTGGCAAAGACTACAGCGTAAAGGGACGAATCATCGCACTCGCTGCCAGCTCGCTTGAATCCATTCGGATCATGATGAATTCGCAGAGTTTTCATCATCCGGACGGCATCGGAAATTCAAGTGGACTGCTCGGCAAGTATATCATGGATACCACCGGTGCCCGAGTAAGTGGTCATGTGCCTGCGTTGGAGAATATGCCTCCTCACAATGAGGATGGTGCAGGAGGAGCACACATTTATGCTCCTTGGTGGCTCTACAAAGAACAGATTGCCGGAAAACTGGATTTCCCTCGCGGTTATCACATCGAGACCGGTGGAACGCGTGGAGAGCCTGGCCCAACTTCTCTTGGCGATATAGAGAGTCTAACAAAAGGATCCTACGGGAAACAGCTTAAGGAAGATGCGCGACGTTACTATGGCTCCTTTGTCGGTTATTCTGGTCGCGGTGAGATGATCCCCAACGATGATTGCTATGCGAGCATCGACAATACCCTAAAAGACAAATGGGGCATCCCGGTTCTAAAGTTTCATTGGAAGTGGCATGAGCATGAAATACGTCAGGCAGCGCACATGCACAAAACCTTTGCCGAATTGATCATAGAGCAAGGCGGCACAGTGACAAGTGAAGTCGATCCAACCGGTAAAAAGGCCCTCTATCGTCCAGGAGAAATCATCCATGAAGTGGGTGGTGCCATCATGGGAGACAACAAAAAGAAATCGGTTACCAATCAGTTTATGCAAAGCTGGGATGTGCCAAACTTATTCCTTACAGATGGAGCCTCGTTCTGTTCCAACGCCGATAAGAACCCAACCCTATCGATTATGGCGATCGCCTGGCGCTCCTGTGATTACATGATGGAAGAAATGAAGAAAGGAAACATTTAG
- a CDS encoding four helix bundle protein, translated as MPSKTLKKASYHFAVRIVKLAQKLRDGKNENVLSNEVLKSRTAIGALVRAAELESNSEEYSETLHLALKEAHRAIYWLDIIEDTGYILETIAYSLKSDCNKLIEGIDLEKASVSS; from the coding sequence ATGCCTTCAAAAACGCTTAAAAAAGCAAGCTATCATTTTGCAGTCAGAATTGTGAAATTAGCTCAGAAGCTAAGAGATGGAAAAAACGAGAACGTCCTCAGCAACGAAGTCCTCAAAAGTCGTACTGCCATCGGTGCCTTAGTTAGAGCAGCCGAACTGGAGTCAAACAGCGAGGAGTATTCAGAAACCTTGCATTTGGCACTTAAAGAAGCCCACAGGGCTATTTACTGGTTAGATATTATCGAAGACACAGGATATATTTTAGAAACGATCGCCTACAGTTTGAAATCTGACTGTAACAAATTAATTGAAGGGATTGATTTGGAAAAAGCCAGTGTCAGCAGCTAG